A genomic segment from Corylus avellana chromosome ca5, CavTom2PMs-1.0 encodes:
- the LOC132183076 gene encoding uncharacterized protein LOC132183076 — protein MMRNWLPLALILVVLFGGFSSASAAHPAKIVSGIVSNVVSALVKWLWSQKFVTNAAVPSRSMMKFEGGFTVETVFDGSKLGIEPYSVDVSPSGELLVLDSENSNIYKISTPLSRYSRPKLVAGSPEGYSGYVDGKPREARVNHPKGLTVDDRGNIYIADTLNMAIRKISDSGVTTIAGGKWGRGGGHVDGPSEDAKFSDDFDVVYVGASCSLLVIDRGNQAIREIQLNDEDCSSQYDGSFHLGMAVLVAAGFFGYMLALLQRRVRAMFSSTDDSRTPVRKGSPVAPYQKPPKSVRPPLIPSEDETERAEEGFFGSLGKLVLNTSTSVAEIFGGLFSGSRRKPLIYNQQYEQLNTQSNPWPMQESYVIPDEDEPPTLETRPPTPKKTYPFMTKDLERSQHIKQSRVYHNGWDGDYRQQQQHMQHQLQQQHMQQQLQQQHMKHQQQQQHMQQQQQQQQHHHRHFSSGPQTYYEKNCETNEIVFGAVQEHDGRREAVVIKAVDYGDPIYNHHNIRSRINYMGYSQGYPSSNATY, from the exons ATGATGAGAAATTGGCTTCCTTTGGCACTCATTTTGGTGGTTCTTTTTGGTGGGTTTTCTTCAGCTTCAGCCGCACATCCTGCAA AAATTGTAAGTGGGATTGTCTCCAATGTGGTCTCTGCGCTTGTTAAGTGGCTGTGGTCACAGAAATTCGTCACCAACGCAG CGGTTCCTAGCCGTTCGATGATGAAATTTGAGGGTGGATTTACGGTGGAGACGGTGTTCGATGGCAGTAAGCTTGGAATTGAACCATACTCTGTCGACGTTTCTCCAAGTGGGGAGCTTCTGGTTTTGGACTCTGAAAACAGTAATATCTACAAGATCTCAACCCCATTGTCTCGTT ATAGCCGTCCCAAGCTGGTTGCTGGATCACCTGAAGGTTATTCTGGGTATGTAGATGGGAAGCCAAGAGAGGCAAGAGTGAACCATCCAAAAGGGCTTACAGTGGATGACAGAGGAAACATTTACATTGCAGACACGCTCAACATGGCTATCAGGAAGATCTCTGATTCAG GGGTTACAACTATTGCAGGTGGAAAATGGGGTCGAGGAGGAGGTCATGTTGATGGTCCAAGTGAAGATGCAAAATTTTCAGACGATTTTGATGTGGTTTATGTTGGAGCTAGCTGCTCTCTTTTGGTTATAGACAGAGGAAACCAGGCAATTCGAGAGATCCAACTCAATGATGAGGACTGTTCTTCCCAGTATGATGGTAGTTTCCATTTAG GGATGGCAGTGCTTGTTGCAGCTGGATTTTTCGGTTACATGCTGGCATTGCTGCAGCGAAGGGTGCGAGCAATGTTTTCATCCACAGAT GATTCAAGAACTCCTGTAAGGAAAGGTTCACCAGTGGCACCATATCAGAAGCCTCCTAAATCGGTCAGGCCCCCCTTGATTCCATCTGAAGATGAAACTGAGAGAGCAGAAGAGGGATTCTTTGGTTCACTTGGAAAGCTTGTCCTCAACACCAGCACTTCGGTAGCTGAAATATTTGGGGGATTATTTTCAGGCTCTAGAAGAAAGCCCCTCATCTATAATCAGCAATACGAACAACTGAACACACAGTCAAATCCGTGGCCCATGCAAGAGAGCTATGTGATACCAGACGAAGATGAGCCACCAACATTAGAAACTAGACCACCAACACCAAAGAAAACATACCCTTTTATGACCAAGGACCTGGAAAGGAGCCAGCATATCAAGCAAAGCCGGGTTTACCATAATGGATGGGATGGTGATTATCGCCAACAGCAGCAGCATATGCAGCATCAGCTGCAACAGCAACATATGCAGCAACAGCTACAACAGCAACATATGAAGCATCAGCAACAACAGCAACAtatgcagcagcagcaacagcaacagcagcaTCATCACAGGCATTTTTCATCTGGCCCGCAAACTTACTATGAGAAAAACTGTGAAACAAATGAGATAGTCTTTGGGGCCGTTCAAGAACACGATGGACGGCGAGAAGCCGTGGTAATAAAGGCCGTTGATTATGGAGATCCTATCTATAATCACCATAATATTCGATCCCGAATCAATTACATGGGTTACTCTCAGGGCTATCCATCATCTAATGCTACATATTAG